In Caproicibacterium amylolyticum, a genomic segment contains:
- a CDS encoding ABC transporter permease, whose protein sequence is MGAVAKKELRQYFHSPVAYVCIGVMMALFGYFYTQVFMSGSSSNVSYVYSNMFMWCMLIIPILTMRTLSEERRSKTDQALLTAPVSTISIVVGKFIGSFVIYAIAMTLSLIPAVVLMFVAQPNMGMIFGDYLGALFFGAAMTAIGIFISSLTENPIVAAIGSLGIAIFLMVIDSIATAVNNAVLSKVVTWISFSSRYQQFTSGTFDIAAVVFFVSITAALLFLTGRRLESRRWH, encoded by the coding sequence ATGGGTGCTGTTGCAAAAAAAGAACTGAGGCAGTACTTTCACTCGCCAGTGGCATATGTCTGCATTGGTGTGATGATGGCGCTGTTCGGATATTTCTATACACAGGTGTTTATGTCCGGCAGTTCCTCCAATGTCTCATATGTTTACAGCAATATGTTTATGTGGTGCATGCTCATCATCCCGATCTTGACCATGCGCACCCTGAGTGAGGAGCGCCGCAGCAAGACTGACCAGGCGCTGCTGACCGCGCCGGTGAGCACGATTTCCATTGTAGTGGGTAAATTTATTGGTTCTTTCGTGATTTATGCAATCGCCATGACGCTTTCTTTAATTCCGGCGGTGGTGCTGATGTTTGTTGCACAGCCAAACATGGGCATGATTTTCGGTGATTACTTAGGCGCACTGTTCTTTGGCGCGGCAATGACGGCAATCGGCATTTTTATTTCTTCCCTGACAGAAAACCCGATTGTTGCGGCTATCGGCAGCCTTGGCATTGCCATTTTCCTGATGGTGATCGATTCCATCGCAACGGCAGTGAACAATGCTGTGCTTTCCAAAGTCGTTACATGGATTTCTTTCTCCAGCCGGTACCAGCAGTTTACTTCCGGCACGTTTGATATTGCTGCGGTGGTGTTCTTTGTGTCCATTACGGCGGCACTGCTGTTTCTGACCGGTCGGCGGCTGGAAAGCCGCCGCTGGCACTGA
- a CDS encoding MATE family efflux transporter yields the protein MTKDLTRGNPLKLIFFFTIPLLIGNLFQQFYSMADTLIVGRTLGVNALAAVGCTGGITFLILGFAQGVTAGLSIITAQRFGAEDAAGVRRSFTTSILISAVTTVVLTAVSVPLARTILHLLNTPAEIEEQAYEYIIVILAGIVASMLFNLLSNIIRALGDSRTPLFFLIIASIINIVLDFVFILNFHMGVAGAGYATVLAQLISCACCFAFIAKKLPILHLHRQDWKITRQDLTAHARVAFPMGFQSSIIAIGTLILQTALNGLGATSVAAYTAASKVDQLAIMAMMSFGMTMATYAAQNYGAGKMDRIRKGVRQCLMISVGLSVVMAFVNIVFGKYLVRLFVEDAAGVIDLAQVYLIINSSCYFILAVLFVIRYTLQGLGKSFVPTFAGIMELVMRTVAALALVGPFGFAGASASNPLAWLGSAIPLCISYILTMRRAAAAEKP from the coding sequence TTGACCAAAGATCTTACTCGCGGCAATCCCTTGAAACTCATTTTCTTCTTCACCATTCCGCTGCTGATTGGCAATCTTTTTCAGCAGTTTTACAGCATGGCAGACACCCTGATTGTCGGCCGGACACTGGGCGTAAACGCACTGGCGGCAGTCGGCTGCACCGGCGGCATCACGTTCCTGATTCTCGGCTTCGCACAGGGCGTTACTGCCGGACTGTCCATCATCACTGCACAGCGTTTTGGTGCGGAGGATGCCGCCGGTGTGAGGCGAAGCTTCACGACCAGTATCCTGATTTCCGCTGTGACAACCGTTGTTTTAACAGCAGTCAGCGTGCCGCTGGCGCGCACCATTCTGCATTTGCTAAATACCCCCGCCGAAATTGAGGAACAGGCTTACGAATACATTATAGTGATTCTCGCCGGCATTGTAGCTTCTATGCTGTTTAATCTGCTCTCCAACATTATTCGCGCACTGGGCGACAGCCGCACCCCACTTTTCTTCCTGATTATTGCGAGCATCATCAATATTGTGCTGGACTTTGTGTTTATTCTGAATTTTCACATGGGTGTCGCCGGTGCCGGTTACGCAACGGTGCTGGCCCAACTGATTTCCTGTGCCTGCTGCTTTGCGTTTATTGCAAAAAAATTGCCGATTCTCCATTTGCACCGGCAGGACTGGAAAATTACCCGACAGGACCTTACTGCACACGCTCGTGTAGCCTTTCCAATGGGCTTCCAGAGCAGCATCATTGCCATTGGCACACTAATTCTGCAAACCGCCCTAAACGGCCTTGGTGCCACCTCTGTAGCCGCCTACACCGCTGCAAGCAAAGTGGACCAGCTGGCGATTATGGCCATGATGTCCTTTGGCATGACTATGGCAACCTATGCCGCGCAAAACTACGGTGCGGGAAAAATGGACCGCATCCGCAAGGGTGTGCGGCAGTGCCTGATGATTTCTGTCGGTCTGAGTGTTGTCATGGCATTTGTCAACATTGTGTTCGGCAAGTATTTGGTACGCCTGTTTGTGGAAGATGCCGCCGGCGTAATCGACCTTGCGCAGGTGTACCTGATAATCAACAGCAGCTGCTACTTCATTCTCGCTGTTTTGTTTGTGATTCGCTATACCCTGCAAGGGCTTGGCAAAAGTTTTGTGCCGACTTTCGCGGGCATTATGGAGCTGGTCATGCGCACCGTAGCGGCACTTGCGCTGGTGGGGCCATTTGGTTTTGCCGGTGCGTCCGCTTCCAACCCACTGGCATGGCTCGGCAGTGCTATTCCGCTGTGCATTTCGTACATTTTAACGATGAGAAGAGCAGCAGCGGCAGAAAAGCCCTAA
- a CDS encoding DUF4340 domain-containing protein, which yields MKHPKRTLIALLICVVGLVAVLLGLHFAPTGGSSSSSESDLQTTSLYSHKDSNLISMTVKNAAGTYTIVPDKEATAKAASEAAASASAAAASTSSAGSSSASSAAQTKTVFKINELSGLITNSETIGTAAQDGYSLSALKTIGSAESLADYGLKDPAATFTSTFSDGSKVTVLIGNETPLDTSARYVKLEGKETIYAATIAENLTKGISSYISTQVTSIPTVSSAPSTASGTAATAASFTKIDIRNAGGSFGLARSGSNWLVNSRPADSTKVETLTSALSSISASSVEALDPTADQLKKYGLSSPASELTYTSASGTGTILVGSLKAADTSSTASSESDNGTYYYVMLKGGRMVYSVSSNGMPWLTEKTFDLQRMTLVTSAQTQISGVSLQGSGADYQMVVSRTKNESSSTEDVPSYTYTTQLNGKKLSDEKTFAVFYSKVTSMKILEDSTDAPSGSPAYTLTLNGFDGEARQIYQFYKASERRYLVTANGVACGLVNSTDVDALLTAAKAVK from the coding sequence ATGAAGCACCCAAAACGGACGCTCATTGCTCTGCTGATTTGTGTAGTCGGCTTGGTGGCCGTCCTGCTGGGTCTGCACTTTGCCCCAACGGGGGGAAGCAGCAGTTCGTCAGAATCCGACCTGCAGACCACTTCTCTTTACAGCCATAAGGACAGCAACCTTATCAGCATGACTGTAAAAAATGCAGCTGGAACTTACACCATTGTTCCGGATAAGGAGGCGACTGCAAAGGCGGCCTCCGAGGCGGCGGCTTCCGCAAGTGCAGCGGCCGCTTCGACTTCCTCTGCCGGCAGCAGCTCTGCTTCTTCCGCTGCACAGACAAAAACTGTTTTTAAGATCAATGAACTTTCCGGTTTGATCACCAATTCCGAGACTATTGGTACTGCTGCGCAGGACGGCTACAGCCTTTCTGCACTGAAAACGATCGGCTCTGCCGAGTCACTGGCGGACTATGGCTTGAAAGACCCGGCGGCTACCTTTACCAGCACATTTTCCGACGGCAGCAAGGTAACCGTGCTGATTGGCAACGAAACACCGCTGGATACTTCCGCACGCTATGTAAAGCTGGAGGGTAAGGAAACCATTTACGCCGCTACGATTGCAGAAAACCTGACGAAGGGTATCAGTTCTTATATTTCCACGCAGGTAACCAGTATTCCGACGGTTTCCTCTGCTCCGTCCACTGCGTCCGGCACTGCTGCGACTGCAGCATCCTTTACAAAGATCGATATTAGGAATGCAGGCGGTAGTTTCGGGCTGGCGCGTTCCGGCAGCAACTGGCTGGTGAACAGCCGCCCTGCCGACAGTACCAAAGTGGAAACTCTGACCAGTGCGCTTTCCTCAATCAGCGCTTCCAGTGTGGAGGCACTGGATCCGACGGCAGACCAGCTGAAAAAGTACGGGCTCAGCAGCCCGGCTTCTGAACTGACCTATACATCGGCAAGCGGCACGGGAACCATTTTGGTCGGTTCCCTGAAAGCTGCCGATACCAGCAGCACTGCCAGCAGCGAAAGTGACAACGGTACTTACTATTATGTGATGCTGAAGGGCGGCCGGATGGTTTATTCGGTCAGCAGCAACGGCATGCCTTGGCTGACAGAAAAAACCTTTGACCTGCAGCGTATGACTCTGGTAACCAGTGCGCAGACGCAGATTTCCGGCGTTTCCCTGCAGGGCAGCGGAGCAGATTACCAGATGGTCGTATCGCGTACCAAAAACGAAAGCTCTTCCACAGAGGATGTGCCGTCCTACACTTACACAACACAGCTTAACGGCAAGAAGCTTTCTGACGAAAAGACCTTTGCGGTGTTTTACAGCAAGGTCACCAGTATGAAGATACTGGAGGACAGCACAGACGCGCCCTCCGGCAGTCCAGCTTACACATTGACCCTCAACGGCTTTGACGGAGAAGCCCGCCAGATATATCAGTTCTATAAAGCGAGTGAACGCCGCTATCTGGTTACGGCCAACGGTGTTGCCTGCGGACTGGTAAACAGTACAGATGTAGATGCACTGCTGACTGCTGCAAAAGCAGTAAAATAA
- a CDS encoding Gldg family protein yields the protein MNKRSEKTTELKKSEYVKDKEEKAAQEAEMERRRTQKEAKKNSRKPLKEKLKSQKFRHGTTASAITALGLVILVLVNVVVSALGSKFPSMNIDMTTGNVNSLSDSVKAVVDGVKQNTTLTIIGTEEQVKNNQLLSSSVKYSQVGIIAGKMSERNNKISVAYMDLDKNPTFASKYSEDNLAKGDVVVTAPKNSYVVKSTDLFNVSSDSQTGTQQIYTQVGDALASGISNANSENTPVIAFETGHSEQLSSDAVTALKKLYTSNQFTNKDFSLLTDKIPDNAQLVFIGAPKTDYTDAEIKKLDEFLASTSSTKDRGLVLTTHIIDPEKMPKLAAFLKEWGITLANQVVMESDASKYVMQQPSYLLAQAGTDVTLNKSSSYSNLLTPLAQAMTLSSSVSGVTASALLKSNDTCYTVSPTENTDSSAANKTKAASVIAAIGEKTVGKAKASVAVCGSSVFFTDGIINTNTYSNGTWTADLAKYMTGTTSTGAVTITPVQTNTADISLSSAASSMVGLLIFTIVLPLCCFAIGIVVYRKRRKL from the coding sequence ATGAACAAGCGTTCCGAGAAAACAACAGAACTGAAAAAATCAGAATATGTGAAGGATAAAGAGGAAAAGGCGGCACAAGAAGCCGAAATGGAGCGCCGCCGTACCCAAAAAGAAGCAAAGAAAAACAGCAGGAAGCCGCTGAAAGAAAAGCTGAAATCCCAGAAATTCCGCCACGGAACCACTGCCAGTGCCATTACAGCGCTGGGGCTGGTGATCCTTGTGCTGGTGAATGTGGTGGTTTCCGCATTGGGCAGCAAGTTCCCGAGCATGAACATTGATATGACGACCGGCAACGTCAATTCCCTGAGCGACAGCGTTAAAGCGGTTGTGGACGGTGTGAAGCAGAACACCACACTGACCATTATCGGTACGGAAGAGCAGGTGAAAAACAACCAGCTGCTTTCTTCCAGCGTTAAGTACAGCCAGGTGGGCATCATCGCCGGCAAGATGTCGGAGCGCAACAATAAGATCTCTGTTGCTTACATGGACCTTGACAAAAACCCCACCTTTGCCAGCAAATATTCCGAAGATAACCTTGCAAAGGGCGACGTTGTGGTTACTGCGCCAAAGAATTCCTATGTGGTAAAGTCCACCGATTTATTTAATGTTTCAAGTGACAGCCAGACCGGTACGCAGCAGATTTACACACAGGTTGGTGACGCACTGGCTTCCGGCATCAGCAACGCAAACAGTGAAAATACCCCGGTCATTGCGTTTGAAACCGGCCACAGTGAGCAGCTTTCTTCCGATGCGGTAACCGCACTGAAAAAACTTTACACCAGCAACCAGTTTACAAATAAGGATTTCAGCCTGCTGACTGATAAGATTCCGGACAACGCACAGTTGGTGTTCATTGGCGCACCAAAAACGGATTACACCGATGCTGAAATCAAGAAACTGGATGAGTTCCTTGCTTCTACCAGCAGCACAAAGGACCGCGGTCTGGTGCTGACGACCCACATCATTGACCCCGAAAAAATGCCGAAGCTTGCCGCTTTTCTGAAAGAGTGGGGCATTACACTGGCAAATCAGGTGGTCATGGAATCTGACGCAAGCAAGTACGTGATGCAGCAGCCGAGTTATCTGCTGGCGCAGGCAGGCACGGATGTAACGCTGAATAAGAGTTCCTCCTACAGCAATCTGCTGACACCGCTGGCACAGGCAATGACGCTTTCCAGTTCCGTCAGCGGTGTTACCGCCAGCGCATTGCTGAAGTCCAACGATACCTGCTATACCGTCAGTCCAACAGAGAATACAGATTCTTCCGCAGCAAACAAGACAAAGGCAGCTTCCGTTATTGCGGCAATAGGCGAAAAGACAGTCGGCAAGGCGAAAGCAAGCGTGGCAGTCTGCGGCAGTTCTGTTTTCTTTACAGACGGCATTATTAACACGAACACCTACAGCAACGGCACGTGGACTGCCGACCTTGCAAAGTACATGACCGGCACCACCAGCACCGGCGCGGTTACGATTACTCCAGTACAGACCAACACAGCGGATATTTCCCTTTCCAGCGCTGCCAGCAGTATGGTGGGCCTGCTCATCTTTACGATTGTGCTGCCGCTTTGCTGCTTTGCAATCGGAATTGTGGTTTACAGAAAAAGGAGGAAGCTCTGA
- the argH gene encoding argininosuccinate lyase: MAQLWGGRFTKETDKLAYAFNASISFDQRLLPQDIAGSRAHVKMLAKQGVLTEKERDAVLAGLESILADVEAGKLEITDKYEDVHSFVEANLIDRIGDPGKKLHTGRSRNDQVALDMKLYVRDEIANIDEELAELLGNLLQQMKANIDTFMPGFTHLQKAQPTTLAHHLGAYFEMFRRDRGRLADVKKRLNLCPLGSGALAGTTYPLDRAYTAQQLGFDGPTRNSMDSVSDRDYVIELLSALSLVMMHLSRFCEEVILWNSNEYRFVEIDDGYSTGSSIMPQKKNPDIAELVRGKTGRVYGALTSMLTTMKGIPLAYDKDMQEDKEFTFDAIDTVKGCVRLFSGMLKTMRFNKPRMEESAKHGFTNATDAADYLVNHGVPFRDAHGIVGQLVLYGIEHNKALDDFTLEEFKAVSPVFEQDIYEAISLNTCVEKRNTIGAPGHAAMQAEIVEAENYLKQKV, from the coding sequence ATGGCACAGTTATGGGGCGGAAGATTTACAAAGGAAACAGACAAGCTGGCGTATGCATTTAATGCATCCATTTCTTTTGACCAGCGGCTGCTGCCGCAGGATATTGCGGGCAGTCGGGCGCACGTGAAAATGCTTGCCAAACAGGGTGTTTTAACAGAAAAAGAACGGGACGCGGTTCTTGCGGGCCTAGAAAGCATTTTGGCTGACGTGGAAGCCGGAAAACTCGAAATTACCGACAAATATGAGGACGTGCACAGCTTCGTGGAAGCCAATTTGATTGACCGGATCGGCGACCCCGGCAAAAAGCTGCACACCGGCCGCAGCCGCAATGACCAGGTTGCGCTGGACATGAAACTTTACGTGCGGGACGAAATTGCAAATATTGACGAGGAACTTGCCGAACTGCTGGGTAACCTGCTGCAGCAGATGAAAGCAAATATTGACACATTTATGCCCGGATTTACCCATTTGCAGAAGGCACAGCCGACGACACTGGCGCACCACCTTGGCGCGTATTTTGAAATGTTCCGCCGCGACCGCGGCAGACTGGCAGATGTGAAAAAGCGGCTGAATCTCTGCCCGCTGGGCAGCGGTGCGCTTGCCGGAACCACTTACCCGCTTGACCGCGCCTATACGGCACAGCAGCTGGGTTTTGATGGCCCGACCCGCAACAGCATGGATTCTGTTTCCGACCGCGATTATGTCATTGAGCTGCTCTCTGCGCTGTCGCTCGTGATGATGCACCTGAGCCGCTTCTGCGAAGAAGTCATTTTGTGGAATTCCAACGAGTACCGCTTTGTGGAGATTGATGACGGCTACAGCACAGGCAGCAGCATTATGCCGCAGAAGAAAAATCCGGACATTGCGGAGCTGGTGCGCGGCAAAACCGGCCGTGTATACGGCGCTTTGACTTCCATGCTGACCACCATGAAGGGTATCCCGCTTGCGTATGACAAGGATATGCAGGAAGACAAGGAATTCACGTTTGATGCAATTGATACGGTCAAGGGCTGTGTGAGGCTGTTCAGCGGCATGCTCAAAACCATGCGTTTTAACAAGCCACGCATGGAGGAAAGTGCCAAGCACGGTTTTACCAACGCAACAGACGCGGCAGACTACCTAGTGAACCACGGCGTGCCGTTCCGCGACGCACACGGCATTGTTGGGCAGCTGGTGTTGTACGGCATTGAACACAACAAAGCGCTGGATGATTTTACACTGGAAGAATTCAAGGCGGTAAGCCCCGTGTTTGAGCAGGATATTTACGAAGCCATCAGCCTGAACACCTGCGTGGAAAAGCGCAACACCATCGGCGCGCCCGGCCATGCGGCGATGCAGGCGGAGATTGTGGAAGCAGAAAATTATTTAAAGCAGAAAGTATAA
- the ilvB gene encoding biosynthetic-type acetolactate synthase large subunit, which translates to MASGAEIMVKCLENEDVHLVFGYPGAAICPFYDCLIPSAIQHILVREEQNAAHMANGYARSCGKVGVCVVTSGPGATNLITGIATAYMDSIPLVIISGQVNSWLLGRDVFQEADITGACESFTKHSYLVKDAADLPRIFKEAFHIAATGRPGPVLIDVPCDVQNQKVKSWSYPEEADIRGYKPRTQGHALQVRKALKAIEEAERPIICCGGGVVLANAREEMTAFAKKSGIPVCATMMGIGVTPMNSDYYMGMIGMHGRTSANLTMQQADLVILCGARVGDRAVSAPQQIAEKAKIIHIDVDPAEIGKNMPVDIPIVGDVRQVLQSMTEQVTDTVPEAWKQKVLDYKNQFPPRGEPREDSVEPRVFIRDLSAMMEENAILVADVGQNQIWAARNFNVKEGRFLTSGGLGTMGYAIPAALGAKMAKPNRQVVAVCGDGSFQMAMCELGTLIQNDTDIKIIIMQNGVLGMVKEVQDKQYGSRHIGTSLKDGAPDFVKLAESYGIRASLACSNAQAKEQAKEMLQCSEPYILVCRVDPATPTI; encoded by the coding sequence TTGGCAAGCGGCGCTGAAATTATGGTCAAGTGTCTGGAAAACGAGGATGTTCACCTCGTTTTTGGCTATCCGGGTGCTGCCATCTGTCCGTTTTATGATTGTCTGATCCCGTCCGCAATCCAGCACATCTTGGTGCGTGAGGAGCAAAACGCTGCACACATGGCAAACGGTTATGCCCGTTCCTGCGGCAAGGTCGGTGTGTGCGTGGTGACCTCCGGCCCCGGCGCAACCAATCTGATTACCGGCATTGCCACCGCATACATGGATTCGATTCCTCTGGTGATTATTTCCGGCCAGGTAAATTCGTGGCTGCTGGGCCGCGATGTATTTCAGGAAGCGGACATTACCGGTGCGTGCGAAAGCTTTACCAAGCACAGCTATCTGGTGAAAGATGCCGCAGACCTCCCGCGTATTTTTAAGGAAGCGTTTCACATTGCCGCTACCGGCCGACCCGGACCGGTTCTGATTGACGTTCCCTGCGATGTGCAAAACCAAAAGGTAAAAAGCTGGTCTTACCCTGAAGAAGCTGACATCCGCGGCTACAAGCCCCGCACGCAGGGGCACGCGCTGCAGGTAAGAAAGGCACTGAAAGCCATTGAGGAAGCCGAGCGGCCCATTATCTGCTGCGGCGGCGGTGTGGTGCTGGCAAACGCCCGTGAGGAAATGACGGCGTTCGCCAAAAAAAGCGGGATTCCGGTCTGTGCAACGATGATGGGCATCGGCGTTACACCAATGAACAGCGATTATTATATGGGCATGATTGGCATGCACGGGCGCACCAGCGCAAACCTGACCATGCAGCAGGCTGACCTTGTGATTTTGTGCGGTGCGCGCGTGGGTGACCGCGCGGTTTCCGCACCGCAGCAAATTGCGGAAAAGGCAAAAATCATTCATATTGATGTTGACCCGGCGGAAATCGGTAAAAATATGCCGGTGGATATCCCCATCGTCGGCGATGTGCGTCAAGTACTGCAGAGCATGACCGAACAGGTGACCGACACGGTTCCAGAAGCCTGGAAGCAAAAAGTGCTGGACTACAAAAATCAGTTCCCGCCGCGCGGCGAACCGCGGGAGGATTCTGTGGAACCGCGTGTGTTCATCCGTGACCTTTCCGCCATGATGGAGGAAAACGCCATTTTGGTGGCAGACGTCGGACAAAATCAGATTTGGGCAGCACGCAACTTTAACGTAAAAGAGGGCCGCTTCCTGACCAGCGGCGGCCTTGGCACCATGGGTTACGCCATTCCCGCCGCACTCGGCGCGAAAATGGCAAAGCCGAACCGTCAGGTGGTTGCCGTGTGCGGCGACGGTTCCTTCCAGATGGCCATGTGTGAACTTGGCACGCTGATTCAAAACGATACGGATATTAAAATCATTATCATGCAGAACGGTGTACTCGGCATGGTAAAAGAGGTGCAGGATAAGCAGTACGGCAGCCGTCACATCGGCACTTCGCTGAAAGACGGCGCCCCCGACTTTGTCAAGCTGGCGGAAAGCTACGGCATCCGCGCTTCCTTGGCCTGCAGCAATGCACAGGCAAAAGAGCAGGCAAAGGAAATGCTGCAGTGCAGCGAACCATACATTCTGGTGTGCCGGGTAGACCCCGCCACACCGACCATTTAA
- a CDS encoding DUF1015 domain-containing protein: MAVIKPFRALRYSDKAGDIQKLTCPPYDIISEDERTAYLAENPYNVIRLELPRGTEPYAEAGKALKEWEKSGILQQDTQPGLYIYEEEFTAYGQTKRVKGFICRVKLEPFENGVILPHEETLSKAKQDRFNLMQTTFCNFSQIYSLYMDKKHVTRSRIDALSKDTPRYEFSDGAVTHRLWIVNDPVAIEAICDDFAKRKLYIADGHHRYETALNFRNHCRDEGIISAEPDYCMMMLVDMEDPGLVVFPTHRLVHGLAGFDHEKLLAGCKDHFTVTREESTQTIQEKLDACYAASQKAFACYCGGNDWDLLVLKDLSVMESVLPGKSAASQGLDVSVLHSLVLEKVLGIDKENMAQQINLSYTRDFAEAIASVQDGKSQCAFLMNPTRVQEIRNVAAAGEKMPQKSTYFYPKLITGLAMNQMNVEK; the protein is encoded by the coding sequence ATGGCCGTTATCAAACCGTTTCGTGCACTGCGCTATTCCGACAAAGCCGGTGACATCCAAAAGCTCACCTGCCCGCCTTATGATATCATAAGTGAGGACGAGCGTACAGCATATCTTGCCGAAAATCCATACAATGTCATTCGTCTGGAGCTGCCCCGCGGTACAGAACCCTACGCAGAAGCCGGAAAAGCACTGAAAGAATGGGAAAAATCCGGCATCCTGCAGCAGGACACCCAGCCCGGCCTGTATATTTATGAGGAAGAATTCACCGCTTACGGCCAGACAAAGCGTGTAAAAGGCTTTATCTGCCGCGTAAAGCTGGAGCCCTTTGAAAACGGCGTAATTCTGCCGCATGAAGAAACACTGAGCAAGGCAAAGCAGGATCGCTTCAACCTGATGCAGACAACTTTCTGCAATTTCAGCCAGATTTATTCCCTTTATATGGACAAGAAACACGTTACCCGCTCCCGCATTGACGCTTTGAGCAAGGACACCCCGCGCTATGAATTTTCTGACGGCGCTGTCACCCACCGCCTGTGGATTGTCAACGATCCGGTTGCCATTGAAGCAATCTGCGACGACTTTGCAAAGCGCAAGCTGTATATAGCCGACGGCCACCACCGCTACGAAACCGCTCTGAATTTCCGCAACCACTGCCGCGATGAGGGCATCATTTCCGCGGAACCGGACTACTGCATGATGATGCTGGTCGACATGGAAGACCCTGGCTTGGTGGTGTTCCCCACCCACCGTCTGGTACACGGTCTTGCCGGATTTGACCACGAAAAACTGCTTGCCGGCTGCAAAGACCACTTCACCGTTACCCGCGAGGAAAGCACCCAGACCATTCAGGAAAAACTGGATGCCTGCTATGCTGCCAGTCAGAAAGCCTTTGCCTGCTACTGCGGCGGAAATGACTGGGACCTGCTGGTGCTCAAAGACCTTTCCGTCATGGAATCCGTCCTGCCCGGAAAGTCCGCCGCAAGTCAGGGGCTGGACGTTTCCGTTCTGCACTCTCTGGTGCTGGAAAAAGTGCTGGGCATTGACAAAGAAAACATGGCACAGCAGATTAACCTTTCCTACACACGCGATTTTGCGGAAGCCATTGCCAGCGTACAGGATGGCAAGAGCCAGTGTGCGTTCCTGATGAATCCTACCCGCGTGCAGGAAATCCGCAACGTTGCCGCCGCCGGTGAAAAAATGCCGCAGAAGTCCACTTATTTCTACCCGAAACTGATTACCGGTCTTGCGATGAACCAGATGAACGTCGAAAAGTAA
- a CDS encoding ATP-binding cassette domain-containing protein has translation MIEVSHLTKRYGPNTALQDVSFAVEGSGVVGFLGPNGAGKSTTMNIVTGYLSATSGTVVVEGHDVLEDADEAKSNIGYLPELPPLYMDMTVEEYLGFIFDLKKVKKSKKEHIGQICRRTGIEKVYTRLIGNLSKGYRQRVGLAQALLGDPPVLILDEPTVGLDPKQIIEIRNLIKTLGKSHTVILSSHILQEIEATCGRIIIINNGRVVADGTQAELAKQVEPQRLIVEIEAPKDEAQQALRALPHVEGIEQEAAGAEDGIWRFSLKEHDDARREVFHLCCDRNWTLLSMSARRNTLEDIFLRLTSGTVDDRMADHSKKNKGKKTRSVVANAVGYNVPKTDVELARESEKAEKPAAEAAEPETEKKEEN, from the coding sequence ATGATTGAAGTCAGCCACCTCACAAAACGATACGGCCCGAACACGGCCCTGCAGGATGTGAGCTTTGCTGTAGAGGGAAGCGGCGTTGTGGGCTTTTTGGGCCCGAACGGCGCGGGTAAATCCACAACCATGAACATTGTTACAGGGTATCTTTCTGCAACGAGCGGCACGGTTGTAGTTGAAGGACACGATGTGCTGGAGGATGCCGATGAGGCAAAAAGCAACATCGGCTACCTGCCGGAGCTGCCGCCGCTGTACATGGATATGACGGTTGAGGAGTACCTCGGCTTCATTTTTGACCTGAAAAAAGTGAAGAAGTCCAAAAAAGAGCATATCGGCCAGATCTGCCGCCGCACGGGCATTGAGAAGGTGTACACACGCCTGATCGGCAACCTTTCCAAAGGCTACCGCCAGCGCGTTGGGTTGGCGCAGGCGCTGCTGGGCGACCCGCCGGTGCTGATTCTGGACGAACCGACAGTTGGTTTGGACCCGAAGCAGATTATTGAAATCCGCAATTTGATTAAAACACTGGGAAAGAGCCACACCGTTATTCTTTCCTCCCATATCCTGCAGGAAATCGAGGCAACCTGCGGGCGCATCATCATTATTAACAACGGCCGTGTGGTGGCCGACGGCACGCAGGCAGAATTGGCAAAACAGGTTGAGCCGCAGCGCCTGATTGTGGAAATCGAGGCACCCAAAGACGAAGCACAGCAGGCACTGCGTGCGCTGCCGCATGTAGAAGGCATTGAGCAGGAAGCCGCAGGCGCTGAGGACGGCATCTGGCGCTTCTCTCTCAAGGAGCATGATGACGCCCGCCGCGAAGTCTTTCACCTTTGCTGCGACCGGAACTGGACGCTTCTGTCTATGTCCGCCCGCCGGAACACGCTGGAAGATATCTTCCTGCGCCTGACCAGCGGTACTGTGGATGACCGCATGGCGGACCACAGCAAAAAGAACAAAGGCAAAAAAACACGCAGTGTTGTGGCAAACGCGGTAGGCTACAATGTGCCGAAGACCGATGTGGAACTTGCCCGCGAAAGCGAAAAGGCAGAAAAGCCTGCAGCAGAAGCTGCAGAGCCGGAAACAGAGAAGAAGGAGGAGAACTGA